The genome window CCCGGCCCCGCGCCCAAGTACCTCGCAGCCGTACAGCTGACCCAGCTGCTCCACGATCCACTCCTCCAGCACAAGCCGCTTCCGAAGCTCCTTGCGATCGTATTTCACCGTCACTTTTCCCTGCTGGTGGCGccgctgctgttgctgctgctgctgctgctgaaccTGCCCGGCAGCAGTCACCGTGGCCACCGGCGCGGAGTCCTCCCGGGAGGAGCCCGAGCCGCTGCTGGAGCCGGGGCTGCCGCCGGCACCGCCCCGGGGACTCTGGAAGAAAACCCGCGCGCCACCGCCGCCAGCCCCGCCGGCCGCCTCGCTGCTGCCCGTCACCACCGACATGTCCCCGCGCGCCGGAGCCCGAGTGCGGCCCGCAGGAGGGGCGGGCGAAGCGCGCCCGGCGCCGCTACCACCCCCGGCCGGGCAGCCGCATGCGAAGGGCTCGCCGGCACCTGCTCCGCGCGCCGCGCACGCCCGGCCGCCGGCTCTTCGGGGAGGGCGGGAGGAGCCTCGGCGAGAGGGAGGAGGgcggagaggagggaggggctggtACCTCAGCCGTAAAGACGTAGCCGAGGACCCTCCCGGTCCAGCCCAGGGAGGCGGGATCTGGCGCCTGCAGCAGAGGGGGCCCAGGGCGTGGGAGTCGCCTTCAAGGCGGGGGATGAGTGCGGGTGGACACCGGCGGTTCCCTGCGTCTACACACTGGAGGGGACTGGTGTGACCAGGGGGTGGTCTTCTGCGCGGGTGTCTGTGGCCTCTCCTCTGGGCGACCCGGATTCGAGCTTTTCCCGCGGTCCCTGAGCGCCAGAAACCCCCGGCTAGGCGCTGCCCGGGGCAGGGACTGGTGCGAAGGGGACGTGGGACGCGACCGCGCCGCAGGTCCCTCCCTGGGGTTTTCCTCGCCCCACTGTCTCCTCGGAGGCGAGgtgtctcctcccctcccagccccacccctcagCTCCAAACACACATTCCTATTCATGCCACGATGGATGCCACTTCCTCTCTCGGATTGTGAGAAAAATTGACTAGGCGATGTTTGTGCAATCTGGCGATCACCGCGCCTGGGAAATTATTTCCAggccagtttttctttctttaccgaACATCTGTTCGATCATAGGCAGAGCATTAAGATATCTTTACATCTAAAGGCTTGATCAGCGTTGGGGCAAAGGCGCTGGGGACATCCAGTCTGTGACGGTTgctggttttacatttttagtatCGCATTCCCTGCACAGCCAGCTTCCTCTCAATACCGTTGCCAAACAGCCTCTTTTTATCCAGGAAAGCAACTGCGTTGACTAACTCTACTTTTTAAACATCATGCAGCCAAGTAGAGTTAGGAATGAATGAGCTTATTATAAGGTTTAGGGCAATTAAGTGGGGAGGGAAGTTATAAACAAaactgtatgtgtatgtgtataaaattagGAAGACTAACATGTCTCTGTTGTACataacaataaatttctgtttaggCAACTGAGGGAAACCGCAAAGATGTTCAAATACAAGTAGCTTTTATGGCGgttaaaaaaaaactggtaaaGGTTACTGGCAGGTACTCAAAGAAATGTCTCCAGGTAAAATAGACAACCAAGTCAGGCTCCTTTGAACACTCCTATGGTGGAGAGGATTCTGCCCGGGGTTCTAGACGGACAGGTataaagacaaggaaaataaaagaagtaaatggGCAGCTTCCTCCAGGCTCTTCCAGCCAGGCAATGGTGGGTGCCCAGGTCTGCTCTACCCAGGTGCATGACCGCCTTTGTCCCCTGGATCTGGGGTTTCCCAAAGCGTCCCATGCCTGCAGCTCCTCATAAGGCCAAGCCAGGCATTGAGGAGCAAAAGGGAAGATGTCCCGGGATGACAGTGTGTGAAACAGTGGGTGGCTCTTGTTGGCCTTGGACTCCCATCATAATTACAAAGGGGTCAAGACTAGATCTCTGTGGGATAGAAGAGGCTAGCTGTCCTTTAGAAGGTGGGTTTTTCACCAAACCTATCAGGGACCCAGGAGATGGAACTACCACGATTAGCCCTTTTAGAGAATGATGGCCAGTCTCCCAGTCACCT of Microcebus murinus isolate Inina chromosome 5, M.murinus_Inina_mat1.0, whole genome shotgun sequence contains these proteins:
- the PPP1R14C gene encoding protein phosphatase 1 regulatory subunit 14C; translation: MSVVTGSSEAAGGAGGGGARVFFQSPRGGAGGSPGSSSGSGSSREDSAPVATVTAAGQVQQQQQQQQQRRHQQGKVTVKYDRKELRKRLVLEEWIVEQLGQLYGCEEEEMPDVEIDIDDLLDADSEEERALKLQEALVDCYKPTEEFIKELLSRIRGMRKLSPPQKKSV